In the Malania oleifera isolate guangnan ecotype guangnan chromosome 1, ASM2987363v1, whole genome shotgun sequence genome, one interval contains:
- the LOC131158184 gene encoding probable beta-1,3-galactosyltransferase 2 isoform X4, producing the protein MSWKSRGAEPSASKSVVSRKLTILLCVGCFCAGMLFTDRMWTVPEAKDLSKTTKIEDDQLKLVSESCDPKLDSKARTKEIISEVSKTHLAIHTLDKTISNLEMELAAARSAQDSMLNGSPISEDVKITEPSGKRKYLMVIGINTAFSSRKRRDSVRATWMPQGDKRRRLEEEKGIVMRFVIGHSATSGGILDRAVEAEDKKHGDFLRLEHIEGYLELSTKTKVFFSTAVALWDADFYVKVDDDVHVNIATLGATLARYRPKPMMYIGCMKSGPVLSQKGVRYHEPEYWKFGEEGNRYFRHATGQLYAISKDLATYISINQHVLHKYANEDVSLGSWFIGLDVEHIDDRRLCCGTPPDCEWKAQAGNACVASFDWSCSGICKSADRMKEVHHRCGEGEKTLWSAAF; encoded by the exons ATGTCTTGGAAGAGCAGAGGAGCAGAGCCTTCTGCTTCCAAGAGTGTCGTGTCTCGTAAGCTGACTATTCTGCTTTGCGTCGGATGCTTTTGCGCCGGGATGCTCTTCACCGACAG AATGTGGACGGTACCTGAAGCTAAAGATTTATCAAAGACAACAAAAATTGAAGATGATCAGCTTAAGTTAGTTTCTGAGAGTTGTGATCCAAAACTT GATTCAAAGGCTAGAACTAAGGAAATCATAAGTGAAGTTTCGAAGACTCATCTTGCTATACA TACTCTGGATAAAACTATTTCAAATTTGGAGATGGAATTAGCAGCTGCAAGATCTGCTCAGGATTCTATGCTGAATGGTTCTCCAATATCTGAAGATGTGAAAATTACTGAACCCAGTGGGAAAAGAAAATATCTAATGGTTATAGGCATTAATACTGCTTTTAGCAGCCGTAAACGGAGAGACTCAGTTCGTGCTACTTGGATGCCCCAAG GTGATAAAAGAAGGAGGCTTGAGGAAGAGAAGGGCATAGTAATGCGCTTTGTAATAGGACACAG TGCTACATCCGGTGGAATTTTAGATAGAGCAGTTGAAGCAGAGGATAAAAAGCATGGCGACTTTTTGAGGCTG GAACATATTGAGGGATACCTTGAATTATCAACCAAGACAAAGGTATTCTTTTCCACTGCAGTCGCTTTATGGGATGCGGATTTCTATGTTAAAGTAGATGATGACGTCCATGTAAATATAG CGACACTGGGAGCAACTCTAGCTAGGTACCGGCCAAAGCCTATGATGTATATTGGATGCATGAAATCTGGTCCTGTCCTTTCTCAAAA GGGAGTGAGGTACCATGAACCAGAATATTGGAAATTTGGTGAAGAAGGAAATAGGTATTTCCGTCATGCTACAGGACAGCTATATGCTATTTCAAAAGATTTGGCTACCTATATATCAATTAACCA GCATGTGCTGCACAAGTATGCTAATGAGGATGTTTCATTGGGATCTTGGTTTATTGGATTGGATGTAGAGCATATTGATGACCGGAGACTCTGCTGTGGTACCCCACCTG ATTGTGAGTGGAAGGCTCAGGCTGGCAACGCCTGTGTTGCTTCGTTTGATTGGAGCTGCAGCGGGATTTGCAAGTCTGCTGATAGGATGAAGGAGGTTCACCACCGGTGCGGTGAAGGTGAGAAAACTCTCTGGAGTGCAGCTTTCTAA
- the LOC131158184 gene encoding probable beta-1,3-galactosyltransferase 2 isoform X3 — translation MSWKSRGAEPSASKSVVSRKLTILLCVGCFCAGMLFTDRMWTVPEAKDLSKTTKIEDDQLKLVSESCDPKLKDSKARTKEIISEVSKTHLAIHTLDKTISNLEMELAAARSAQDSMLNGSPISEDVKITEPSGKRKYLMVIGINTAFSSRKRRDSVRATWMPQGDKRRRLEEEKGIVMRFVIGHSATSGGILDRAVEAEDKKHGDFLRLEHIEGYLELSTKTKVFFSTAVALWDADFYVKVDDDVHVNIATLGATLARYRPKPMMYIGCMKSGPVLSQKGVRYHEPEYWKFGEEGNRYFRHATGQLYAISKDLATYISINQHVLHKYANEDVSLGSWFIGLDVEHIDDRRLCCGTPPDCEWKAQAGNACVASFDWSCSGICKSADRMKEVHHRCGEGEKTLWSAAF, via the exons ATGTCTTGGAAGAGCAGAGGAGCAGAGCCTTCTGCTTCCAAGAGTGTCGTGTCTCGTAAGCTGACTATTCTGCTTTGCGTCGGATGCTTTTGCGCCGGGATGCTCTTCACCGACAG AATGTGGACGGTACCTGAAGCTAAAGATTTATCAAAGACAACAAAAATTGAAGATGATCAGCTTAAGTTAGTTTCTGAGAGTTGTGATCCAAAACTT AAGGATTCAAAGGCTAGAACTAAGGAAATCATAAGTGAAGTTTCGAAGACTCATCTTGCTATACA TACTCTGGATAAAACTATTTCAAATTTGGAGATGGAATTAGCAGCTGCAAGATCTGCTCAGGATTCTATGCTGAATGGTTCTCCAATATCTGAAGATGTGAAAATTACTGAACCCAGTGGGAAAAGAAAATATCTAATGGTTATAGGCATTAATACTGCTTTTAGCAGCCGTAAACGGAGAGACTCAGTTCGTGCTACTTGGATGCCCCAAG GTGATAAAAGAAGGAGGCTTGAGGAAGAGAAGGGCATAGTAATGCGCTTTGTAATAGGACACAG TGCTACATCCGGTGGAATTTTAGATAGAGCAGTTGAAGCAGAGGATAAAAAGCATGGCGACTTTTTGAGGCTG GAACATATTGAGGGATACCTTGAATTATCAACCAAGACAAAGGTATTCTTTTCCACTGCAGTCGCTTTATGGGATGCGGATTTCTATGTTAAAGTAGATGATGACGTCCATGTAAATATAG CGACACTGGGAGCAACTCTAGCTAGGTACCGGCCAAAGCCTATGATGTATATTGGATGCATGAAATCTGGTCCTGTCCTTTCTCAAAA GGGAGTGAGGTACCATGAACCAGAATATTGGAAATTTGGTGAAGAAGGAAATAGGTATTTCCGTCATGCTACAGGACAGCTATATGCTATTTCAAAAGATTTGGCTACCTATATATCAATTAACCA GCATGTGCTGCACAAGTATGCTAATGAGGATGTTTCATTGGGATCTTGGTTTATTGGATTGGATGTAGAGCATATTGATGACCGGAGACTCTGCTGTGGTACCCCACCTG ATTGTGAGTGGAAGGCTCAGGCTGGCAACGCCTGTGTTGCTTCGTTTGATTGGAGCTGCAGCGGGATTTGCAAGTCTGCTGATAGGATGAAGGAGGTTCACCACCGGTGCGGTGAAGGTGAGAAAACTCTCTGGAGTGCAGCTTTCTAA
- the LOC131158205 gene encoding CASP-like protein 2D1 produces the protein MNNMRQRQSTVGVGENENAPTSVYHLIPTLKLLDFALRLCAVPLSVASIWVTVTNQQDNSSYGKLQFSTLGGLKYMVCINALSAAYALFAALSSWFRCLLTKAWVFFVSDQVVAYLMVTSGAAVLEILYLAYNGDREASWSEACNSYGRFCVRVKLGLALHASSLCCFLLVSVISAYRTFSTYPPPSIPSEVLEDQRN, from the exons ATGAAcaacatgaggcagaggcagaGCACTGTTGGTGTTGGTGAAAATGAGAATGCACCCACCTCCGTCTACCACCTCATCCCTACCCTCAAGCTCTTAGATTTTGCCCTTAGGCTCTGTGCAGTCCCTCTCAGCGTTGCATCCATTTGGGTCACTGTGACCAACCAGCAGGACAACAGCAGCTATGGCAAACTTCAATTCTCCACTCTTGGGGGACTCAA GTACATGGTTTGCATCAATGCCCTTTCTGCTGCTTATGCTCTTTTTGCTGCTCTGTCCTCATGGTTCAGATGCCTTTTAACTAAAGCATGGGTTTTCTTTGTCTCTGATCAG GTTGTGGCTTACTTAATGGTGACATCAGGGGCTGCAGTGTTAGAGATTCTGTACTTGGCTTACAATGGTGATAGGGAGGCCTCATGGAGTGAAGCCTGCAATTCTTATGGAAGGTTCTGTGTAAGAGTGAAGTTGGGTTTGGCTCTCCATGCCTCGTCTCTCTGCTGCTTCCTGCTTGTATCTGTGATCTCTGCTTATAGGACTTTCAGCACATACCCCCCTCCCTCCATTCCTTCTGAAGTGTTGGAAGACCAAAGGAACTAG
- the LOC131158184 gene encoding probable beta-1,3-galactosyltransferase 2 isoform X1: MSWKSRGAEPSASKSVVSRKLTILLCVGCFCAGMLFTDRMWTVPEAKDLSKTTKIEDDQLKLVSESCDPKLKDSKARTKEIISEVSKTHLAIHTLDKTISNLEMELAAARSAQDSMLNGSPISEDVKITEPSGKRKYLMVIGINTAFSSRKRRDSVRATWMPQGDKRRRLEEEKGIVMRFVIGHSATSGGILDRAVEAEDKKHGDFLRLEHIEGYLELSTKTKVFFSTAVALWDADFYVKVDDDVHVNIATLGATLARYRPKPMMYIGCMKSGPVLSQKYASFLEFIDCTKTQEILIYFVFLICSSLDRGVRYHEPEYWKFGEEGNRYFRHATGQLYAISKDLATYISINQHVLHKYANEDVSLGSWFIGLDVEHIDDRRLCCGTPPDCEWKAQAGNACVASFDWSCSGICKSADRMKEVHHRCGEGEKTLWSAAF; encoded by the exons ATGTCTTGGAAGAGCAGAGGAGCAGAGCCTTCTGCTTCCAAGAGTGTCGTGTCTCGTAAGCTGACTATTCTGCTTTGCGTCGGATGCTTTTGCGCCGGGATGCTCTTCACCGACAG AATGTGGACGGTACCTGAAGCTAAAGATTTATCAAAGACAACAAAAATTGAAGATGATCAGCTTAAGTTAGTTTCTGAGAGTTGTGATCCAAAACTT AAGGATTCAAAGGCTAGAACTAAGGAAATCATAAGTGAAGTTTCGAAGACTCATCTTGCTATACA TACTCTGGATAAAACTATTTCAAATTTGGAGATGGAATTAGCAGCTGCAAGATCTGCTCAGGATTCTATGCTGAATGGTTCTCCAATATCTGAAGATGTGAAAATTACTGAACCCAGTGGGAAAAGAAAATATCTAATGGTTATAGGCATTAATACTGCTTTTAGCAGCCGTAAACGGAGAGACTCAGTTCGTGCTACTTGGATGCCCCAAG GTGATAAAAGAAGGAGGCTTGAGGAAGAGAAGGGCATAGTAATGCGCTTTGTAATAGGACACAG TGCTACATCCGGTGGAATTTTAGATAGAGCAGTTGAAGCAGAGGATAAAAAGCATGGCGACTTTTTGAGGCTG GAACATATTGAGGGATACCTTGAATTATCAACCAAGACAAAGGTATTCTTTTCCACTGCAGTCGCTTTATGGGATGCGGATTTCTATGTTAAAGTAGATGATGACGTCCATGTAAATATAG CGACACTGGGAGCAACTCTAGCTAGGTACCGGCCAAAGCCTATGATGTATATTGGATGCATGAAATCTGGTCCTGTCCTTTCTCAAAAGTATGCGAGCTTTCTTGAATTCATTGACTGCACAAAAACTCAAGAAATTCTTATATATTTTGTCTTTCTAATCTGTTCTTCCTTGGACAGGGGAGTGAGGTACCATGAACCAGAATATTGGAAATTTGGTGAAGAAGGAAATAGGTATTTCCGTCATGCTACAGGACAGCTATATGCTATTTCAAAAGATTTGGCTACCTATATATCAATTAACCA GCATGTGCTGCACAAGTATGCTAATGAGGATGTTTCATTGGGATCTTGGTTTATTGGATTGGATGTAGAGCATATTGATGACCGGAGACTCTGCTGTGGTACCCCACCTG ATTGTGAGTGGAAGGCTCAGGCTGGCAACGCCTGTGTTGCTTCGTTTGATTGGAGCTGCAGCGGGATTTGCAAGTCTGCTGATAGGATGAAGGAGGTTCACCACCGGTGCGGTGAAGGTGAGAAAACTCTCTGGAGTGCAGCTTTCTAA
- the LOC131158184 gene encoding probable beta-1,3-galactosyltransferase 2 isoform X2, whose product MSWKSRGAEPSASKSVVSRKLTILLCVGCFCAGMLFTDRMWTVPEAKDLSKTTKIEDDQLKLVSESCDPKLDSKARTKEIISEVSKTHLAIHTLDKTISNLEMELAAARSAQDSMLNGSPISEDVKITEPSGKRKYLMVIGINTAFSSRKRRDSVRATWMPQGDKRRRLEEEKGIVMRFVIGHSATSGGILDRAVEAEDKKHGDFLRLEHIEGYLELSTKTKVFFSTAVALWDADFYVKVDDDVHVNIATLGATLARYRPKPMMYIGCMKSGPVLSQKYASFLEFIDCTKTQEILIYFVFLICSSLDRGVRYHEPEYWKFGEEGNRYFRHATGQLYAISKDLATYISINQHVLHKYANEDVSLGSWFIGLDVEHIDDRRLCCGTPPDCEWKAQAGNACVASFDWSCSGICKSADRMKEVHHRCGEGEKTLWSAAF is encoded by the exons ATGTCTTGGAAGAGCAGAGGAGCAGAGCCTTCTGCTTCCAAGAGTGTCGTGTCTCGTAAGCTGACTATTCTGCTTTGCGTCGGATGCTTTTGCGCCGGGATGCTCTTCACCGACAG AATGTGGACGGTACCTGAAGCTAAAGATTTATCAAAGACAACAAAAATTGAAGATGATCAGCTTAAGTTAGTTTCTGAGAGTTGTGATCCAAAACTT GATTCAAAGGCTAGAACTAAGGAAATCATAAGTGAAGTTTCGAAGACTCATCTTGCTATACA TACTCTGGATAAAACTATTTCAAATTTGGAGATGGAATTAGCAGCTGCAAGATCTGCTCAGGATTCTATGCTGAATGGTTCTCCAATATCTGAAGATGTGAAAATTACTGAACCCAGTGGGAAAAGAAAATATCTAATGGTTATAGGCATTAATACTGCTTTTAGCAGCCGTAAACGGAGAGACTCAGTTCGTGCTACTTGGATGCCCCAAG GTGATAAAAGAAGGAGGCTTGAGGAAGAGAAGGGCATAGTAATGCGCTTTGTAATAGGACACAG TGCTACATCCGGTGGAATTTTAGATAGAGCAGTTGAAGCAGAGGATAAAAAGCATGGCGACTTTTTGAGGCTG GAACATATTGAGGGATACCTTGAATTATCAACCAAGACAAAGGTATTCTTTTCCACTGCAGTCGCTTTATGGGATGCGGATTTCTATGTTAAAGTAGATGATGACGTCCATGTAAATATAG CGACACTGGGAGCAACTCTAGCTAGGTACCGGCCAAAGCCTATGATGTATATTGGATGCATGAAATCTGGTCCTGTCCTTTCTCAAAAGTATGCGAGCTTTCTTGAATTCATTGACTGCACAAAAACTCAAGAAATTCTTATATATTTTGTCTTTCTAATCTGTTCTTCCTTGGACAGGGGAGTGAGGTACCATGAACCAGAATATTGGAAATTTGGTGAAGAAGGAAATAGGTATTTCCGTCATGCTACAGGACAGCTATATGCTATTTCAAAAGATTTGGCTACCTATATATCAATTAACCA GCATGTGCTGCACAAGTATGCTAATGAGGATGTTTCATTGGGATCTTGGTTTATTGGATTGGATGTAGAGCATATTGATGACCGGAGACTCTGCTGTGGTACCCCACCTG ATTGTGAGTGGAAGGCTCAGGCTGGCAACGCCTGTGTTGCTTCGTTTGATTGGAGCTGCAGCGGGATTTGCAAGTCTGCTGATAGGATGAAGGAGGTTCACCACCGGTGCGGTGAAGGTGAGAAAACTCTCTGGAGTGCAGCTTTCTAA